The Brachyhypopomus gauderio isolate BG-103 chromosome 1, BGAUD_0.2, whole genome shotgun sequence genome includes a window with the following:
- the LOC143526300 gene encoding hatching enzyme 1.2-like encodes MEPRASLYILALLLGLYQALPLTEPQHVDIISRIITINNGSSEQLVEGDILVPSTRNALVCRSNNCFWQKSSTGVVQVPYVVSNDFSSSDLNVITSAMASFHSKTCIRFVRRTFEPDYISIQNLNGCYSSIGRTGGSQVISLSKDGCVYHGIVEHELNHALGFYHEHTRSDRDKYVRINWQNIDPSMQSNFNKENTNNLNTPYDYTSVMHYGRTAFSVNGQYTITPIPDASVVIGQREELSTIDVKRIKILYNC; translated from the exons ATGGAGCCCAGAGCCTCTCTCTACATTCTAGCCCTGCTGCTGGGTCTCTACCAGGCTCTCCCTCTCACAGAACCTCAGCATGTGGACATCATTTCACGCATTATCACCATCAACAATG GATCTAGTGAACAGTTGGTGGAGGGAGACATACTTGTGCCAAGTACCAGGAATGCTCTGGTCTGCCGGAGTAACAACTGCTTTTGGCAAAAGTCTTCAACTGGAGTAGTGCAGGTCCCTTATGTCGTGAGCAATGATTTCT CTTCTTCTGACCTGAATGTAATTACCAGTGCCATGGCATCCTTCCACAGCAAAACCTGCATTCGCTTTGTTCGCAGAACGTTTGAACCTGATTACATCAGCATTCAGAATCTAAATGG GTGCTACTCTTCTATTGGCAGAACAGGTGGTTCTCAGGTGATCTCTCTCAGCAAAGACGGATGTGTGTACCATGGTATCGTTGAGCATGAGTTGAACCACGCGCTCGGTTTCTACCATGAGCATACCAGGAGCGACCGTGACAAGTATGTCAGGATCAACTGGCAAAACATTGACCCATCAATGCAGTCCAATTTTAACAAGGAGAACACCAACAACCTCAACACACCATATGACTACACCTCCGTGATGCACTATGGAAGAACTGCTTTCTCTGTTAACGGCCAGTACACCATCACTCCTATTCCTGATGCTTCAGTGGTGattggacagagagaggaactcTCCACCATTGATGTCAAGAGGATCAAAATTCTGTATAATTGCTAA